One window from the genome of Nicotiana tomentosiformis chromosome 5, ASM39032v3, whole genome shotgun sequence encodes:
- the LOC138892242 gene encoding uncharacterized protein, whose protein sequence is MSVTQYEMRFSELDRHAIWFVPTDRERIRRFIDGLNYGLHFVMTREITLGLRFDEVVDIARRLEQVRSREHEEREAKRLPGSGGFSSALFGGQSYHRRGRPCRPAQMACSVHRGALASHGSYSSCPGQSSLSALPAQSSSRALLVQGSSVPVPSSSYFGAGRLVQSPPPLTDQSCFECREFGHMRRYCPRILGGPV, encoded by the coding sequence ATGtcagtgacccagtatgagatgagattttcagagttggatcGCCACGCGATATGGTTTGTTCCCacggatagggagaggattagaaggttcattgatggccttaacTATGGACTGCACTTTGTCATGACCCGAGAGATTACGTTGGGTTTgaggttcgacgaggtggttgatattgctaggcgCCTAGAGCAGGTTCGTAGTCgggagcatgaggagagggaggccaagaggcttcctggttcgggtggtttcagcaGTGCCTTATTTGGAGGACAATCCTACCACCGTAGGGGTCGTCCTtgtaggcccgctcagatggcttgtTCGGTTCATCGGGGTGCattagctagccatggttcatacagttcttgtccgggtcagtcatctctcagtgccctcccagctcagagcTCATCCCGTGCTCTactagttcagggttcatctgtaccagtTCCTTCTAGTAGTTATTTTGGTGCTGGGAGGCTGGTTCAGTCCCCGCCACCATTGACGGATCAAAGTTGCTTTGAGTGTAGAGAGTTTGGACATATGAGGAGGTATTGTCCCCGTATTTTGGGAGGTCCAGTTTAG